The DNA window CCACCCCGGCTACGGCTTCCTCTCCGAGAACGCCGAGTTCGCCGAGGTCTGCGAGAACTGCAAGATTCGCTTCATCGGCCCGCGCCCGGAGATGCTGCGGCTGATGGGCAACAAGGTCCGAGCGCGGCAGGCGGCGCGCGAGGCGGGAATGCCGCTGCTTCCGGGCAGCCCTGGCACCGTCAAGGACCCGCGCGAGGCGGAGTCGTTCGCCCGCGAGATTGGCTTCCCCGTCATCCTCAAGGCGGCCGCGGGTGGCGGCGGCAAGGGGATGAAGATTGTCCGCGAGCCCAGCGCGCTGGCCCAGGCGTTCTCGACGGCGCAGGCGGAGGCGGTGGCCTCGTTCGGCAACGGCGACCTCTACATCGAGCGCTACGTCGAGAAGCCGCGCCACATCGAAATCCAGATTGTCGCCGACGAGCACGGCAACATCATCCACCTCAATGAGCGCGAGTGCTCGGTGCAGCGCCGGCACCAGAAGCTCATCGAGGAAGCGCCGTCCGCGGCGCTCACGCCCGAGCTTCGCAAGAAGATGGGTGAGGTCTCCGTCGAGGCGATGCGCAAGCTTCGCTACAACAACGTGGGGACCATCGAGTACCTGCTGGATGAGCGCGGCGAGTTCTACTTCATGGAGATGAACACGCGCATCCAGGTGGAGCATCCGGTGACGGAGCTCGTCACGGGCATCGACCTGGTGCGTGAGCAGATCCGCATGGCCTACGGCCATCCGCTGCGCTTCAAGCAGGAAGACATCCAGATTCGCGGGCACGCCATCGAGTGCCGGGTCAACGCCGAGGACCCCATCACCTTCGCGCCGTGGCCTGGCAAGATTACCGGCTACAGCGTCCCGGGCGGTTACGGGGTGCGCGTGGATTCCGGGGCCTACGAGAACTACACGGTGCTGCCGTACTACGACAGCCTCCTGGCCAAGCTCATCGTCCACGCGGAAGATCGCGAGACGGCCATCCGCCGCATGCAGCGCGCGCTGGGCGAGTACGTGGTGGAGGGCATCCGCACCAACATCCCGTTCCACCGCGCGGCGCTGGCGGAGGAGTCCTTCCAGGAGGGCCACTACGACACGCGCTTCGTCGAGCGGCTCCTCGCGAGTGAGACAGGCTCGCGACGCTTGAAGAAGGCCGTGGAAGAGACGCCGTAGTCGCACACGTCCGCCTACGTGCGGTTCCCGCACGTCGCAGCGAGCATCCAAGCAGGTGAGCTGATACTGGGGGGCGCCGGGCTGTTTCTTGACCCGAGTTGGAGGATTCCGTTAGCCTCCGACTCTCCCCCCTTTTGAAGATA is part of the Myxococcus landrumus genome and encodes:
- the accC gene encoding acetyl-CoA carboxylase biotin carboxylase subunit, whose protein sequence is MFKKVLIANRGEIALRVIRACRELGIATVAVHSTADANALHVRFADEAVCIGPPASKESYLNVPQLLSAAEITRADAIHPGYGFLSENAEFAEVCENCKIRFIGPRPEMLRLMGNKVRARQAAREAGMPLLPGSPGTVKDPREAESFAREIGFPVILKAAAGGGGKGMKIVREPSALAQAFSTAQAEAVASFGNGDLYIERYVEKPRHIEIQIVADEHGNIIHLNERECSVQRRHQKLIEEAPSAALTPELRKKMGEVSVEAMRKLRYNNVGTIEYLLDERGEFYFMEMNTRIQVEHPVTELVTGIDLVREQIRMAYGHPLRFKQEDIQIRGHAIECRVNAEDPITFAPWPGKITGYSVPGGYGVRVDSGAYENYTVLPYYDSLLAKLIVHAEDRETAIRRMQRALGEYVVEGIRTNIPFHRAALAEESFQEGHYDTRFVERLLASETGSRRLKKAVEETP